CCTGATCACCTTCTGTAAACGAAAAGCCCCTGTCATCGTCCATAAGATGTAGATTTGAGACTCCTAAATCTAGAAGTATTCCATCTATATCTGAAAAACCTTTTTCTTTTGCAATTTGATCAATGTCTACAAAATTACCTAAAACTAGTTTTACTTTTTGGTCAGACAATCTTTTTTTAGCTACGCTAAGCATTTTTGGATCAGCTTCAATTCCTAAAACTTGACCACCAGCACTTAAAATGGCTTCGGTGTGACCACCAGTACCCAAAGTACAGTCTATAAATTGTGAACTTGTATTAACGTGCAAACTCTCTATTACCTCTTTAACCATTACTGATTCATGATATTTGCCAGCGGAGCTGGTCAAGATTTTTTCATTTTTCATTTTTCATTTTTCATTAAATTATCTATATACTCTCTAGTAATTTTTTGTAAATCAATTTGTTTTTTATCCCAAACATCTTTTGACCAAATTTCTACTCTATCGACTAGACCTAAAAATACGAGGTCTTTTTGTAAATTGGCATATCCAGCCAAAGATTCAGGAATAATAATTCTTCCTTGTTCATCGGGGTCTGTTTCAAATGCAGAACCCAATATAAACCTTTCGATATTTCTAACTCCAAAATCCTTATTTCTACCACCAACAAGTGAGTTTGAAAGTGTTGTCCAAAAGCTGTTTTGAACTAAGATTAAACAATCCTCATACCACATGGCGAGTATTGGTTTTTCTCCTAATTCAGTTGTAAATTTTTTAGGTACTGCGACTCTTCTTGCGTCGCTTAATACCGCCGAGTAGTTTCCGATTAACATAGTATTTTAATACTGGGCAGGTATTATTCGGTTCGGTCTAATAGTTACTTTCACCAGACTTCACCATTACTAACCATTTTGAAGTTTCTTTCACGCTTTGTCAATACGTAATTTCACAAAACAAAGAGGGTCAAAAGATATCACTCTTAAATTGCTTTTTTAATGCTTATTTGAAGAAAATGTTTTCCGAAGTTACTTGCCAGCCGTCGGCTGTACCTGATGGGAGATCGATTGAGCTAAATATTCCATATGGCCCCGAGACAACTTCACTAACTGAAGACCCAGCAGGTAAACCAAAGGTTTCCATGGTTATAAAGTAAGTACCTTTGACTGGTTTCTCTAAGACATAGGCAAAGTTTTCATCAATAGAGGTTAGTTCTGCTGTATTTGATTGCAAGTGCCACTTTGTTGAAAACTTGGCCAAAAGTTTACCTTTTGAGTCACGTAGCCTGACTGTCAAACTACCATCTACGACACCCTCGTCATATCTAAACTTACCATTTGACTCAGATCCTAGTAATAACTTTTTTTCAAAATTAGTTTCACCATTTAAGTCAACGGTTCCAGGAACACCTTGCGTTCTACCATCTGGCAGGGAGTATAGAAGTTCATAGTCTACAGATACAGCTTTAGCTAATGTTATTTTATCTATCTTTAAAGTAATATAACGACCGTCTTCTGTGGGGGTAAGTGTTGCAAAAGGTCTGTCTTTAAATGCAATTTCAGTTGCTACTTCATCTCCATCAACAGAAGACTTGTTGTTGCTATTTTTAATAAAGACAAAGACAAAAGTAAAAACTAAGAGTCCAATTCCAAGTAAAATTAAGGGAAGGTATTTTTTAAGCATCTAGTTTATTTTGGAAATAATCACTGAGTTTGTCAATAGCTATTCTTTCTTGTTTGCCAGTATTTCTATCACGCACTGTGACTGAATTATCTTTTTCAGTATCAAAGTCAACAGTTACACACCAAGGTGTACCAATTTCATCTTGAGCCGCATATCTCTTACCAATATTTCCCCTATCATCCCAAGTAACCACAAAATTTTTCTTTAAATTTTCATAAATATCTCTGGCTTTTTTAATTAGATCAGGTTTGTTTCCAAGTAATGGGAATACTGCAACCTTGTATGGTGCAATTTTTGGATTAAGTTTAAGATAGACCCTACCTTCATCTTCAATATAAGAATCAATCAGGAAGAAAAGCGTTGCCCTATCTACTCCACCAGAAGTTTCAATAACCCAGGGTACATATTCCTCATTTGTTGTGCCATCTCTGTATTTTAATCCGTGACTACTCAAGTCATAATCTCCCCTGTGATGCACTCCCTCCATTTCACTCCACCCAAATGGAGCTTGGTATTCAATATCTGTTGCATATTTGGCATAATGTGCTCTTTTGTCTGGGGTATGGTCAGCAAAGCGAAGTTTTTTTGCATCTAGCCCTAAGTCTTTATACCAATTCATTCTTATCTCTTTAAACCCTTCATAGGTTTTTTCACTTTCTTTTTCAGAAGGATAGACAAAATATTCAAGTTCCATTTGTTCAAACTCTTTTGACCTAAAAGTAAAATTACCGGGTGTTACTTCATTCCTAAATGCTTTACCTATCTGTGCAATACCAAATGGAATTTTTATCCTTGTTGAATCAACAACATTTTTAAAATTTACAAATACCCCCTGAGTTATTTCACCCCTTAAATAAGACTTTTCCTTGGGTTCTGTGGTGCCCAGTAATACCTCTGTCATAAGGTTGAAGGTTTTTGCCTCGGTCCACTCGACACCGTCGTGCTCATTTTCGTGATTTCTTAAGACATCCAAGTGATCTGCCCTAAATCTTTTGTGACACTCTTTACACTCGACAAGGGGGTCTGAGAAGGCCTTTAAATGCCCCGACTTCTCCCAGACAATTGGATTCATAACAACTGAAGCGTCTATTCCAACAACGTCTTCTCTTCCATATACCATTGTTTTCCACCACTCATTTTTAATATTCTTCTTGAGTTCTACACCAACAGGTCCATAATCCCAAAACCCTTGATAGCCACCATATATTTCACTACTTTGAAATATAAATCCTCTGCGTTTAGCTAGGGATGTAATCTTCTGCATCAAATCCATAACTAGATTATAACAATTTAGTTAATTGATAAACAGCAACAATATTATTCTGAGGTAATACCATCAAATTCTTCCTCCGAAGTTAGAGCATCTTTTTTAAGTTTATGTACTGTTTTATCTTTGTGATGTGGTGGTCCATAAATTGTATAAAATTTTAAATACTCAGTTTCTGAAATATTTACTATATTATGCTTTGCTCCTGCTGGAACAATCACAGCGTCTCCGTCTGAAACCTCAGTCGTCCTTTGATCTATGAACACTTTACCGTGACCTTGTTCAAATCTGAAAAATTGATCATTATCTGGGTGTGTCTCAAGACCTATCTCTTCTTTTGGTTTTAATGCCATTAGAACAAGTTGGAAGTTTTTAGAAGTATATCTAACCTGTCTGAAATTCTCATTTTCTAAGGTCTGTTTCTCAATATTTGCTTTATAACCCTTCATATCTAACTTTAATTATACACTTTTTTAAAATGAAATCTTTTTACCTACTCTGACAGAATTGATGTTTCTTTCTAAGACGTTTTGTAAAACTAAGTCAGCGTCTATTATTTTTTTATTCTCTGGCCAATAACCCATTTTTGTTAACAGGTCATATATGAACTGTATCCTTAACTTTTTTAATCTTGTTTCAGTTTTTAGTTGTTCCAGCTTGAACGACAACAAATCGTAAACTGAAGAAGGCCTGCCATCTTCCTGTGTGATTTTATTTACTACTTCACAAAAATAATATGCTAAGGATATTTTATTTAAATTGACACGTACCTCTTTAAAGTCATCAATTGTTTCTGCTTCAACAACGATATCCATTCCCTTTCCGTGTACAGCTGAAAACTTAAGTTTTGAAAATATTTCTATATGCCCTCTTTTTCTGGATTTAATTTTCCTTACTCCTTTTGCCAGCAACGAGACTTTGCCGTAATGTTTGGAAAGTACTACTAATATCCTGTCTCCCTCACTGTAGTTTTTTCGAGACAGTATTACACCTTCGGAAGTATATGTTTTTAGTTTCACAACCCTATCTTAAGTTCTTTGTCCGTTTTTAACAAGAACTCTTCTTCGTATTTACCACTTCTAATAACATAAAGTGGTGCATCTGTTCCCGGCTGTTTTTGAATTAATAAATTGTAGTCTCCCGTAACCTTAAAAGGCAGTGTATATTTAAAAACTACTTTTGATACACCTTCTGGTCTTAAACTAAAGTGTCCTGAAAATACAGTTTTTCCTAATTCGTCTACTGTTTCATACTCTTTCAACAAACCCTCAACTGAAATAAGTTTTGATCCTTGAGGAACATAAATCCTAACCCAATTAGGAAGAACAGAATTTAACCAACCATCATGCTTTTCTGGATTTTTATATGTTAAGACAACTGTTTTTTCAACCATTCCATCTTTATTTATTTCGATATCCTGTTCAACCTCGTGGCGGACATAAAGGTTTGACTTCCTACCGCCTAAATTTGAGTCGCTAATATGAAGATAGTCGCCATTTGGGTAGTCTTCAATTCTACCTGCTATACCAAAACCTTCAACTGCGTTTTGGGCATCCTTGTCAAACATATAAAACAAAACGTGCTTTTCAATAACAGAATTAAAAACAGCATTTAATAAATCTGGAATTTTATCTTTAGGTTGGGCCATTGCATTGGCTAAAATTGAATTCATCAGAGGACCTATAATCTTCTTTCTGTTATCAGAGTTTGGTGGCCTCAAGATTATTTTTCCAGTTAGCGGATCCCAAATAATTGGCCCTTCAATATCTGCAAAACTTTCTAGTTCGTAAACAACTTGAGGGCAATTACACCTTGGGTCGTTTTTTGAGGAGTAGTTGCCGAACCCAGGAACTCCAATTTCACCTAAGGCATCTAATATATTAACAAGTAAAAAAGTGTCAACTGCAATTATACCGTCAATGCCATCCATTCCAACTTTTGAAGCCTCTTCAGAAAAAAAATCCATAGATAACTTAAAGTCAGGATTGTAATTCATATCTCTAAGTCTCACATTTTTTGACAAAATATATGGACCTTTAATCAGGTCAACAATCGCATCAGGGGCAGGATAAGCGGGTTTATATTTTGCGTCCAAGTTATATATATCATCTGAAGTTACAGGTTCAAATTTGGCGTTACTGACCTTCATCACAGAATAGGCGGTCAAAAAACCGCCTGTAGGTCTTAGTTCTTTGTCATTTTGAAATAAAACTAAATAATTTCTCTCGTTAGGTGTACCGTCTTCATTATCTACCCCTAAAAGATAGGGTGCACTTTCCAAAAGTGGTTTACTTTCTGAAACATATTTTGATATAGATTTAAAAATATCTAAAAATGTTTTTATCTGATTCCGTAACTTTATGCCTCTGATCTCTTCAGGATATCTGTTTGGATCTATTTTTGACAACTCAACCTCTGCTTCTATTAGTTTTAAGGAAATTTCATCAGCTTTTGGGACAATTTCAGGTATTGAATTAACTACAAAATCAATTCTTTCTTGTGCAGATTTTTCTGAGGAGTCAACCCCATCTTTTTTATAACCAAGCTCCAAAAGAAGTGGGTCAAGTGTGACAAAAGCTATCTCACCTGCCTCAAACCCTTTTACAGAAGCATTTAAAACAGCACCCAAATCAGAAACATAACTACCAGCGAATGGCAAGTACTTCATCCAAGAAACTAAGACATATGATTGTCTTAACTCAAAAATTGAATTTTTAGCCGTACTAAAGTCAGACTTTACTTTGTCTAAATCACTAAATTCAGCAGAGGCAATTATTGGAGATAATTCTTTATATGTTTTTTGTGCTTTACTAAAAAATAGAATCGAAGGAATTGTAAAAATTAAAATTATGAATAATACTATAGATAAAATTATTGCAGTTTTTTTCCTGATTCTAATTTTTTTACCTGGATGTTCTTGGGGAACAACAACTTCTACTTTCTTGTCTGGTTCAATTTTAGGTATTAGGATGGCAGATTCTTGTTCCATGGCTTATGAAAAAAATTATACAGCACCTCTACCACTAATCATAGCATAAGGAGTTTTTAGGATTATTAATATATCAAATAAAAGTGACTTTTTCCTTGCATAGTAGGCATCCATCTCAACTCGTTTATCAAAATTGACATTACTTCTACCAGAGACTTGCCAATATCCAGTAATCCCAGGTTTAACTTTCAACATTTCTTTAATATGTTTTTCGCACTCAGGGAATCTTTTCTTTTGTTCATCGAGTTCGTCAACAAAACAAGGCCTTGGGCCAACCAGACTCATATCTCCTTTTAAAACATTGATAAATTGGGGTGTTTCGTCAATTGAATACTTTCTAATAAACTTACCAACTTTAGTAACTCTTGGATCTTTGTTTAATTTAAAATTAGACCTTTTATACTCTTCATAGAGTTTTTTAAATTTGGGATTATTTTTAATTACATCATAACCTTGAGATACCATAGACCTGAATTTCAAGTGATAAAATATTTTTCCATTTTTACCCACCCTTTGAGCAGTTTTGTTGTCTTTTTCAACCAATACTGTTCCAGGAGATGTAATTTTAACTGCTATTGCAGTAACAATCATTATTGGTAAAAAGAAAATTAACAGTACTACTGAGGCGGCGATATCTATTACTCGTTTTATTGTTTCAAATAACATAATTTATGTTTAAAGAAGCTCTTTTCTCCCGTCGTTTTTAAGTTTTTCAACTATCTTCTTGACAGATTGGGCGTGACTTTTTGAACAAACCAAAAGCGCTTCTTTTGTGTCTACAATGATTAGATTATCTACATCTATTGCAGCAATCAATCTACCGTCAGAATGGATTAAAGCGTCAGTAGTGTCAATATTTATAATCTCTCCCCCTTCTTCATTACTTGAAATTAATACATTACCGGATGTATCTTTGGGTAAATTTTTCCAAACCTCGTTCCAATCGCCGATATCGGTCCAGTTGTAATCTGCAATTAACATACATATATCTTTAGTTTTTTCTGAAATTGCGTAATCCACGGAAATCTTATCAAACTTTTTGTACTCACTTTCGATCACTCTGTGTTCGTTGTTTCCGCCAATATTCTCCTTAATTTTCTCCATACCCAGATAAAGCTTTCTTGCGTATGTTTTAACCTCCTCTAAAAATTTATCTGCTCGCCATACATAATGGTTTGCATTCCAAAAATATTCCCCCGACTCTGTATATTTTTTAGCAAGCTCAATAGGTGGTTTTTCAATAAATCTACTCAATTTATATACATACCTACCTTCAGACACTGCAATCTTATTACCTTTCTTTAAGTGACCCATCCCAGTATGAGGATACGAAGGCCGAATTCCTATTGAAATTAAACAATTATTCTCAAATGCATATTTTGTTGCAGCATGCATTGTTTTCTCATAATTGTGTTGCGGGCTAACAAAATGATCAGAGGCAGCATTGATAATGACGGCGTTTGAATCTTTATTCAAAATGTAGACAGCCCCAAGAGCGTGTGCAGCAGCGCTATCTTTTCTTTCCGGTTCAACTAAGATGTTTTCTTTAGGAACTTTGGGCAATAACTTTCTTATTTTGTCACCATAGGGCTTTGATGTAGTAACAACAAATATCTTCTCCCACGGAAGAAATTTATTTAATCTCTCACCAGTAATTTCAACCAAGGTCTTACCATTAAATATTTCTAAGAATTGTTTTGGAGATTTCTCAAGTGACTTCGGCCAAAGTCTAGTGCCACCTCCGCCCGCTAAAATAAGAGCGTA
This bacterium DNA region includes the following protein-coding sequences:
- the recO gene encoding DNA repair protein RecO, producing the protein MKLKTYTSEGVILSRKNYSEGDRILVVLSKHYGKVSLLAKGVRKIKSRKRGHIEIFSKLKFSAVHGKGMDIVVEAETIDDFKEVRVNLNKISLAYYFCEVVNKITQEDGRPSSVYDLLSFKLEQLKTETRLKKLRIQFIYDLLTKMGYWPENKKIIDADLVLQNVLERNINSVRVGKKISF
- a CDS encoding cupin domain-containing protein, producing MKGYKANIEKQTLENENFRQVRYTSKNFQLVLMALKPKEEIGLETHPDNDQFFRFEQGHGKVFIDQRTTEVSDGDAVIVPAGAKHNIVNISETEYLKFYTIYGPPHHKDKTVHKLKKDALTSEEEFDGITSE
- a CDS encoding DUF4012 domain-containing protein, whose product is MEQESAILIPKIEPDKKVEVVVPQEHPGKKIRIRKKTAIILSIVLFIILIFTIPSILFFSKAQKTYKELSPIIASAEFSDLDKVKSDFSTAKNSIFELRQSYVLVSWMKYLPFAGSYVSDLGAVLNASVKGFEAGEIAFVTLDPLLLELGYKKDGVDSSEKSAQERIDFVVNSIPEIVPKADEISLKLIEAEVELSKIDPNRYPEEIRGIKLRNQIKTFLDIFKSISKYVSESKPLLESAPYLLGVDNEDGTPNERNYLVLFQNDKELRPTGGFLTAYSVMKVSNAKFEPVTSDDIYNLDAKYKPAYPAPDAIVDLIKGPYILSKNVRLRDMNYNPDFKLSMDFFSEEASKVGMDGIDGIIAVDTFLLVNILDALGEIGVPGFGNYSSKNDPRCNCPQVVYELESFADIEGPIIWDPLTGKIILRPPNSDNRKKIIGPLMNSILANAMAQPKDKIPDLLNAVFNSVIEKHVLFYMFDKDAQNAVEGFGIAGRIEDYPNGDYLHISDSNLGGRKSNLYVRHEVEQDIEINKDGMVEKTVVLTYKNPEKHDGWLNSVLPNWVRIYVPQGSKLISVEGLLKEYETVDELGKTVFSGHFSLRPEGVSKVVFKYTLPFKVTGDYNLLIQKQPGTDAPLYVIRSGKYEEEFLLKTDKELKIGL
- a CDS encoding cell division/cell wall cluster transcriptional repressor MraZ, translated to MLIGNYSAVLSDARRVAVPKKFTTELGEKPILAMWYEDCLILVQNSFWTTLSNSLVGGRNKDFGVRNIERFILGSAFETDPDEQGRIIIPESLAGYANLQKDLVFLGLVDRVEIWSKDVWDKKQIDLQKITREYIDNLMKNEK
- a CDS encoding sugar phosphate nucleotidyltransferase, with amino-acid sequence MLNLFQRKSSKENYKDHLYALILAGGGGTRLWPKSLEKSPKQFLEIFNGKTLVEITGERLNKFLPWEKIFVVTTSKPYGDKIRKLLPKVPKENILVEPERKDSAAAHALGAVYILNKDSNAVIINAASDHFVSPQHNYEKTMHAATKYAFENNCLISIGIRPSYPHTGMGHLKKGNKIAVSEGRYVYKLSRFIEKPPIELAKKYTESGEYFWNANHYVWRADKFLEEVKTYARKLYLGMEKIKENIGGNNEHRVIESEYKKFDKISVDYAISEKTKDICMLIADYNWTDIGDWNEVWKNLPKDTSGNVLISSNEEGGEIINIDTTDALIHSDGRLIAAIDVDNLIIVDTKEALLVCSKSHAQSVKKIVEKLKNDGRKELL
- a CDS encoding glycine--tRNA ligase, yielding MDLMQKITSLAKRRGFIFQSSEIYGGYQGFWDYGPVGVELKKNIKNEWWKTMVYGREDVVGIDASVVMNPIVWEKSGHLKAFSDPLVECKECHKRFRADHLDVLRNHENEHDGVEWTEAKTFNLMTEVLLGTTEPKEKSYLRGEITQGVFVNFKNVVDSTRIKIPFGIAQIGKAFRNEVTPGNFTFRSKEFEQMELEYFVYPSEKESEKTYEGFKEIRMNWYKDLGLDAKKLRFADHTPDKRAHYAKYATDIEYQAPFGWSEMEGVHHRGDYDLSSHGLKYRDGTTNEEYVPWVIETSGGVDRATLFFLIDSYIEDEGRVYLKLNPKIAPYKVAVFPLLGNKPDLIKKARDIYENLKKNFVVTWDDRGNIGKRYAAQDEIGTPWCVTVDFDTEKDNSVTVRDRNTGKQERIAIDKLSDYFQNKLDA
- a CDS encoding sugar transferase, yielding MLFETIKRVIDIAASVVLLIFFLPIMIVTAIAVKITSPGTVLVEKDNKTAQRVGKNGKIFYHLKFRSMVSQGYDVIKNNPKFKKLYEEYKRSNFKLNKDPRVTKVGKFIRKYSIDETPQFINVLKGDMSLVGPRPCFVDELDEQKKRFPECEKHIKEMLKVKPGITGYWQVSGRSNVNFDKRVEMDAYYARKKSLLFDILIILKTPYAMISGRGAV